One genomic window of Phoenix dactylifera cultivar Barhee BC4 chromosome 6, palm_55x_up_171113_PBpolish2nd_filt_p, whole genome shotgun sequence includes the following:
- the LOC120111068 gene encoding putative yippee-like protein Os10g0369500 — MGMLFVESLPGPKVFKCGRCKVDSASHDAIISKDFSGRYGRAYLFKSVVNISLGPNEDRYLLTGLHTVNDIYCSCCQQILGWRYEKAYEESQKYKEGKYILEKARMLKEGW; from the exons ATGGGGATGCTCTTCGTAGAGTCGCTGCCCGGGCCGAAGGTCTTCAAGTGCGGGCGCTGCAAGGTCGATTCGGCCTCGCACGATGCCATCATCTCCAAGGACTTCAGCGGGCGGTATGGTCGAGCTTATCTTTTCAAGAGCGT GGTGAACATTTCCTTGGGTCCCAATGAGGATCGCTATCTCTTGACTGGATTACACACTGTGAATGACATCTACTGTAGCTGCTGCCAACAAATTCTGGGTTGGAGATAT GAGAAGGCATATGAGGAAAGTCAGAAGTACAAAGAAGGGAAGTACATCCTAGAGAAGGCTAGGATGTTGAAGGAGGGCTGGTGA
- the LOC103714940 gene encoding uncharacterized protein LOC103714940 isoform X1 — translation MARAKITMAIEVIPPEGLRSPSIPRPVESPLQLFEIFAYPASFPLYGCLLTEAMEDKDVKYCFCRAGHFILRKLWFIMHILNYVILKLTEHDDETVMYMPTCLDVNMMHHDAELHEGSRRNYMVAFPVSFFFRFKAILHISKTWWKVYCKDGKLF, via the exons ATGGCCAGGGCGAAGATCACGATGGCCATCGAAGTCATCCCCCCCGAAGGCCTTCGAAGCCCTTCAATCCCTCGTCCTGTTGAGTCTCCATTGCAGCTCTTTGAGATCTTTGCTTACCCCGCCTCTTTCCCT tTGTATGGGTGCTTATTAACTGAAGCCATGGAGGATAAAGATGTAAAGTATTGTTTCTGCCGAGCAG GTCACTTTATATTGAGGAAATTGTGGTTCATTATGCATATTCTTAATTATGTAATTCTAAAACTCACTGAACATGATGATGAGACTGTGATGTATATGCCTACTTGTCTTGATGTAAACATGATGCATCATGATGCTGAATTACATGAAGGGTCACGAAGGAATTACATGGTAGCATTtcctgtttcctttttttttcgtttCAAAGCTATTTTACATATTTCGAAGACTTGGTGGAAGGTTTATTGCAAAGATGGGAAGCTATTCTGA
- the LOC103714940 gene encoding uncharacterized protein LOC103714940 isoform X2, with translation MARAKITMAIEVIPPEGLRSPSIPRPVESPLQLFEIFAYPASFPMFHLLIQNTRLKIMKLLLLLILMISLCCCMGAY, from the exons ATGGCCAGGGCGAAGATCACGATGGCCATCGAAGTCATCCCCCCCGAAGGCCTTCGAAGCCCTTCAATCCCTCGTCCTGTTGAGTCTCCATTGCAGCTCTTTGAGATCTTTGCTTACCCCGCCTCTTTCCCT ATGTTCCACCTCCTCATACAAAATACAAGGTTGAAAATTATGAAACTGCTGTTGTTATTAatattgatgattagcttatgctg tTGTATGGGTGCTTATTAA